The SAR324 cluster bacterium genome window below encodes:
- a CDS encoding peptidoglycan DD-metalloendopeptidase family protein codes for MKDFSILFIKNPNAGVFHYSLNSATFYVFTLFLLSGITGIGYLYYHQYHTIQKQQELISQQEQDKATLQQKISEFSEKEDRIVFLEDYIEELKQSAYNSEASLKKHLALVNSNTVKLLEMQEYICQTLGTKCLPNSYDPNHPQQAVLWIERVQQNLQQFDKELREFYSRKLTYEEQETQIQQLQMKVAQSERDFEEHLQFVKSKEETIDQISQKIRSVTGVTFRTAADATKSNLPKKSGNWGRGGPTMEETFSLNSRDSLIQSRLLRQTIEDSAQYYDEAVSDFEKLSLSIENNYAAWRNTPTILPVKSRLISDDYGSRTDPFTKETAFHGGTDFVVKTGGQINAPADGVVTRTGDQSGYGLLVEIKHGYGIYPHGGREVRYVTRFGHLSKILVHPGQRVKRGDVIALAGSTGRSTGPHLHYEIIVNGRHINPMSVISQFGTPYPLYRKQSVVSFK; via the coding sequence ATGAAAGATTTCTCAATTCTCTTTATAAAAAATCCGAACGCTGGAGTTTTTCACTATTCTCTAAATTCAGCCACGTTCTATGTTTTCACGCTGTTCCTCCTGTCAGGAATAACGGGGATTGGTTATTTGTATTACCATCAATATCATACGATCCAGAAACAGCAGGAACTGATTTCCCAGCAAGAACAGGACAAAGCAACTCTTCAACAGAAAATAAGTGAATTTTCTGAAAAAGAAGACCGCATTGTATTTCTTGAAGATTACATTGAAGAGCTCAAACAGTCTGCTTATAATAGCGAAGCTTCCCTTAAAAAACATCTGGCACTCGTCAATTCCAACACTGTGAAACTGCTGGAAATGCAGGAATATATCTGCCAAACCCTTGGAACCAAATGCCTTCCTAATTCCTATGACCCCAACCATCCCCAGCAAGCTGTGCTCTGGATTGAACGTGTACAGCAGAATCTTCAACAGTTTGACAAGGAATTACGTGAATTTTATTCAAGAAAACTGACGTATGAAGAACAGGAAACACAAATCCAGCAACTTCAGATGAAAGTCGCACAATCAGAACGTGATTTTGAAGAACATTTACAATTTGTAAAATCCAAGGAAGAAACAATTGACCAGATTTCCCAAAAAATCCGTAGTGTGACGGGGGTGACGTTTCGTACAGCCGCCGATGCAACCAAATCAAATCTGCCCAAAAAATCCGGCAATTGGGGACGTGGTGGACCAACCATGGAAGAAACTTTCAGTTTGAACTCCAGAGATTCCCTGATTCAATCCCGATTGTTGCGTCAAACCATAGAAGATTCTGCTCAATATTATGATGAGGCTGTTTCTGATTTTGAAAAACTGAGCTTGTCTATCGAAAACAATTATGCGGCATGGCGAAACACACCAACCATTTTACCCGTGAAGAGTCGATTGATCTCGGATGATTATGGCTCTCGCACGGATCCCTTCACCAAAGAAACAGCGTTTCACGGTGGAACCGATTTTGTAGTAAAAACAGGTGGTCAGATTAACGCTCCTGCTGATGGTGTTGTTACTCGCACTGGAGATCAGTCTGGATATGGACTGCTTGTTGAAATCAAACATGGCTATGGGATATATCCTCATGGGGGTCGTGAAGTTCGCTATGTCACACGTTTTGGCCATCTTTCAAAAATTCTGGTTCATCCCGGACAACGAGTTAAGCGAGGCGATGTGATTGCGCTTGCAGGCAGTACCGGACGAAGTACGGGTCCTCACCTGCATTATGAAATCATTGTCAATGGCCGCCATATCAACCCGATGAGTGTGATCAGCCAGTTTGGAACTCCTTATCCCTTATACAGGAAGCAATCTGTTGTTTCCTTCAAATAA
- a CDS encoding septum formation initiator family protein, producing MRDLKSGKFLEKQQKPAHYRKSPGARDRVIFSKQFFPGENIPSNLSILKEEAEWRTWFVVSILVLFGMTMIGISVVGDYGLLATTDIKHRTVELENEILRLQERENSLVKEVESLHSNVNYLEKLAKEELGLLRKNEHVYYLSSSDSFHLPTEKP from the coding sequence ATGCGTGATCTGAAATCAGGAAAATTTTTGGAAAAACAACAAAAACCCGCACATTACCGGAAATCTCCGGGAGCACGGGATCGTGTTATTTTTTCAAAACAGTTTTTTCCAGGGGAGAATATCCCATCCAATCTGAGCATCCTCAAAGAAGAGGCCGAATGGAGGACATGGTTTGTGGTCTCTATTCTGGTATTGTTCGGGATGACCATGATTGGAATATCTGTCGTTGGTGATTATGGACTGCTTGCGACAACAGATATAAAACACAGAACAGTAGAACTGGAAAATGAAATTCTGAGACTCCAGGAACGAGAAAACTCACTGGTCAAAGAAGTTGAATCGTTGCATAGCAATGTCAATTATCTTGAAAAACTGGCCAAAGAAGAACTGGGACTCTTAAGAAAAAATGAGCACGTTTATTACTTATCCTCTAGCGACAGTTTTCATCTTCCTACTGAAAAACCCTGA
- a CDS encoding voltage-gated chloride channel family protein, which yields MPKSKYSFEQFRIASHLIRWTLLVLPVAIAVGLFVALFLKMLEWATHTRWENMWLIFLLPLAGIFISWLYSFFGKNAEAGNNLIMDEIHKPGGGIPFRMAPLVLITTVITHLFGGSAGREGTAVQMGGSVAAFVATKFKLRHENQRILLMCGMAAGFGAVFGTPVTGAIFALEVLAIGRIKYDALAPCLMASIIADIVCTACQVGHTHYSIAFSGKNPGALPFVSFDVLLLLKVLVAGIFFGLASFLFAELSHGIKAKSHQFIPKKWLIPVVGAVLVIGISYLLDTFDYLGLGVHSSSPDGISIVSAFSKGGADYFSWFWKLLLTAITLGTGFKGGEVTPLFFIGATLGNAIATLTGVPVDLFAGLGFIAVFAGATNTPLACTMMGIELFGAENVIYYAVACFTAYYFSGHTGIYHSQRVAVSKFHKDHHDGETLKHGRDNRKKYEGQPIFRPDQKKMTGQSSETDQ from the coding sequence ATGCCTAAATCAAAATATTCATTCGAACAATTTCGTATCGCATCACATCTGATTCGCTGGACACTGCTTGTTTTACCCGTAGCGATTGCTGTCGGATTATTTGTCGCGCTGTTTTTAAAAATGCTGGAATGGGCCACCCACACTCGTTGGGAAAACATGTGGCTTATCTTTCTTCTGCCTCTTGCTGGAATTTTCATTTCCTGGCTATACAGTTTTTTTGGTAAAAACGCTGAAGCCGGCAATAACCTCATCATGGATGAAATACACAAGCCCGGTGGCGGTATTCCGTTTCGGATGGCCCCGCTGGTGCTGATCACCACGGTGATTACCCATTTATTCGGCGGCTCCGCGGGAAGAGAGGGAACCGCTGTGCAAATGGGTGGAAGTGTGGCGGCGTTTGTGGCCACCAAGTTCAAATTAAGACATGAAAATCAAAGAATTCTATTGATGTGCGGAATGGCGGCAGGTTTTGGCGCCGTCTTTGGAACTCCTGTGACAGGAGCGATTTTTGCGCTGGAAGTGCTGGCCATTGGCAGAATCAAATATGACGCACTTGCACCTTGCTTAATGGCCAGCATCATTGCGGATATTGTCTGTACGGCCTGTCAAGTGGGACATACCCATTATTCCATCGCGTTTTCAGGAAAAAACCCGGGTGCACTTCCATTTGTTTCTTTTGATGTGTTGCTGTTGCTGAAAGTCCTTGTCGCAGGGATTTTTTTTGGTCTGGCCAGTTTTTTGTTTGCGGAACTCTCGCATGGGATAAAAGCCAAAAGCCATCAGTTCATCCCCAAAAAATGGCTCATTCCGGTTGTCGGCGCTGTTTTGGTGATCGGCATCAGCTATTTGTTAGACACGTTTGATTATCTTGGACTCGGAGTCCATTCCTCATCCCCTGACGGAATCAGTATTGTATCTGCTTTTTCCAAGGGTGGCGCTGACTATTTCAGTTGGTTCTGGAAGTTGTTGCTGACGGCAATCACTCTGGGCACAGGCTTTAAAGGGGGAGAAGTCACGCCTTTATTTTTTATCGGCGCAACATTGGGCAATGCGATCGCAACCTTGACAGGCGTTCCTGTTGATCTGTTCGCGGGACTGGGGTTTATCGCTGTTTTCGCGGGAGCCACCAATACGCCGCTGGCTTGCACCATGATGGGCATCGAACTTTTTGGCGCTGAAAATGTCATTTACTATGCGGTTGCCTGTTTCACGGCCTATTATTTCAGTGGTCATACCGGCATTTATCATTCACAGCGCGTGGCTGTTTCAAAATTTCACAAAGATCATCATGACGGGGAAACGCTTAAACACGGGAGAGACAATAGAAAAAAATATGAAGGACAACCAATCTTTCGGCCAGACCAAAAAAAAATGACCGGCCAAAGTTCTGAAACAGATCAATAG
- a CDS encoding polymer-forming cytoskeletal protein: MPKSKNSSLPVVRGPSHLSESLFIEGEVYCDGVVYINGNIDGTVVSEGELLIGQSGNVKGNIHGNNVIVGGHIEGSMKVDRQLEILKNGHIQGTILVPPGGMMVHQGAVLEGKCQMSSSNI; the protein is encoded by the coding sequence GTGCCCAAATCAAAAAATTCGTCATTGCCAGTCGTCAGAGGTCCCAGTCACCTGAGCGAAAGCCTGTTTATTGAAGGAGAAGTGTATTGTGACGGAGTGGTTTACATCAATGGGAATATTGATGGAACTGTCGTTAGCGAAGGAGAACTGTTGATTGGACAGAGTGGAAATGTTAAAGGAAACATTCATGGAAACAATGTGATTGTCGGCGGACATATTGAAGGCAGTATGAAAGTTGACCGGCAATTGGAAATTCTGAAAAACGGACACATCCAGGGCACCATTCTGGTCCCTCCAGGCGGGATGATGGTGCATCAGGGTGCTGTGCTCGAAGGCAAGTGCCAGATGTCTTCCTCAAATATCTGA
- the eno gene encoding phosphopyruvate hydratase: protein MSRKIQTVSAIEIMDSRGNPTVRVKVTLDDGVSASASVPSGASTGENEALELRDGDKKRYLGKGVLKAVENINKTIGPKLTGMDVTHQGEIDKVMLDMDGTPFKKNLGANAILGVSMAVACAGAKAVNLPLYAYLGGAGASRLPVPMMNILNGGSHADSSVDLQEYMVMPVGAPNFREALRYGAETFHNLKAILKKNGYSTGVGDEGGFAPSLKSNEEACELIIEAIKKAGYKPGKDIAIALDAASSEFYEKSDGGYNLKKSGQGKKSTKEMMELYQNWCSKYPIISIEDPLSEHDWDGFTGLTAAIGEKVQIVGDDLFVTNTDFVKKGIQKKAANSVLIKVNQIGSVSETIATIQMCREVGWSYIISHRSGETEDTFIADFAVAMGGGQIKTGSTSRGERTAKYNRLLEIEDELGSASQFGMRLV, encoded by the coding sequence ATGAGCAGAAAAATTCAAACAGTATCAGCCATTGAAATTATGGATTCCCGTGGCAACCCGACTGTCAGGGTCAAGGTGACTCTGGATGATGGTGTTTCCGCATCCGCATCGGTCCCCTCAGGAGCCTCCACAGGAGAAAATGAGGCACTGGAATTACGGGATGGCGACAAAAAAAGATATTTGGGCAAAGGTGTTTTGAAAGCCGTGGAAAATATCAACAAAACCATTGGTCCCAAATTGACCGGTATGGATGTCACACATCAAGGCGAGATTGACAAAGTCATGCTTGATATGGATGGAACCCCGTTCAAGAAAAACCTGGGCGCAAACGCGATTCTGGGGGTGTCCATGGCCGTTGCCTGTGCTGGCGCAAAAGCAGTCAATCTGCCATTGTATGCCTATCTTGGCGGTGCCGGAGCCAGTCGTCTGCCTGTGCCTATGATGAATATTCTGAATGGAGGATCACATGCCGACAGTAGCGTGGACCTTCAGGAATACATGGTTATGCCGGTTGGCGCGCCTAATTTCCGTGAAGCGCTACGCTATGGCGCGGAAACATTCCATAATTTGAAGGCCATTCTGAAAAAGAACGGATATTCCACCGGAGTTGGTGACGAAGGCGGATTCGCTCCAAGTCTCAAAAGCAATGAGGAAGCCTGCGAACTGATCATTGAAGCCATCAAAAAAGCTGGCTACAAACCCGGCAAAGACATTGCCATCGCCCTGGATGCCGCCTCCAGTGAATTTTATGAGAAAAGCGATGGTGGCTATAATTTGAAAAAATCCGGTCAGGGCAAAAAGAGCACCAAAGAAATGATGGAACTTTATCAAAACTGGTGTTCCAAATACCCAATCATCTCCATTGAAGATCCCTTGAGTGAGCATGACTGGGATGGCTTCACTGGTTTGACGGCCGCTATTGGAGAAAAAGTGCAGATCGTCGGTGATGACCTGTTTGTGACCAACACTGACTTTGTCAAAAAAGGTATTCAGAAAAAAGCCGCCAATTCCGTGTTGATCAAAGTCAACCAGATTGGCTCTGTTTCAGAAACCATCGCCACCATCCAGATGTGCCGGGAAGTTGGTTGGAGCTATATCATTTCACACCGAAGCGGTGAAACAGAAGATACGTTTATCGCAGATTTTGCGGTTGCCATGGGTGGTGGGCAAATTAAAACAGGCTCTACCTCACGTGGTGAGCGTACCGCCAAATACAACCGTCTGCTGGAAATTGAAGATGAATTGGGCAGTGCCTCCCAGTTTGGCATGAGACTGGTCTGA
- a CDS encoding phosphoribosylformylglycinamidine cyclo-ligase, which translates to MSRYQQRGVSSQKEEVHAAIRNVSKGLYPSAFCKIVEDFLGHDPEYCNVMHADGSGTKSSLAYLYYRETGDLSVFKGIAQDALVMNMDDLLCAGIVDNILFSSTIGRNSKYIPGEVIQTIINANEELIQQFQDFGIRIITTGGETADVGDVVRTLIVDSTVTARVPRNLIVANDRMAPGDIIIGLASDGQTTYESQYNSGIGSNGLTSARHDMLHKDYVRLYPESFSPEIPEHLAYSGPFHVSDPLEQTPLNIGQALLSPTRTYAPVIKQLLDSHRSQINGIIHCSGGGQTKCLKFGKNILYVKNNLFPVPPLFQTIQRVSETPWKEMYQVFNMGHRMEIIGPKSLLPIVCDIAQQFDLKAQQIGYCETAAPGYNELRIQSEYGTFHYREHA; encoded by the coding sequence ATGTCACGTTATCAGCAACGCGGGGTATCTTCCCAAAAAGAAGAGGTTCATGCCGCCATTCGGAATGTTTCGAAAGGATTGTATCCGTCTGCTTTTTGCAAAATTGTTGAGGATTTTCTAGGACATGATCCTGAATACTGCAATGTCATGCATGCGGATGGCTCAGGTACAAAATCATCATTGGCCTATCTGTATTACAGGGAAACCGGAGATCTTTCCGTATTCAAAGGCATTGCGCAAGACGCACTGGTGATGAACATGGATGATCTGTTATGTGCTGGTATTGTGGATAATATCCTGTTTTCCAGCACAATCGGACGTAACAGCAAATATATTCCGGGAGAAGTCATTCAGACCATCATCAATGCCAATGAGGAACTGATTCAACAATTCCAGGACTTTGGCATCCGGATCATCACAACAGGTGGCGAAACCGCTGATGTAGGAGATGTGGTGAGAACACTGATTGTTGATTCTACCGTGACCGCCAGAGTACCAAGAAACCTCATTGTCGCAAATGACCGAATGGCTCCCGGTGATATCATCATCGGACTCGCCAGTGATGGTCAAACGACCTATGAATCTCAATATAATAGTGGCATTGGGAGTAATGGCCTGACCTCGGCACGTCATGACATGCTCCACAAAGATTACGTTCGCTTATATCCTGAAAGTTTTTCCCCGGAGATTCCTGAACACTTGGCCTACAGCGGACCATTTCATGTGTCTGATCCTCTGGAACAGACACCGTTGAATATCGGCCAGGCCTTACTCTCTCCCACACGGACCTATGCGCCTGTGATCAAACAACTGTTGGACAGTCACCGTTCTCAAATCAATGGAATCATTCACTGTTCCGGAGGCGGTCAAACCAAATGTCTGAAGTTTGGGAAAAATATTTTATATGTGAAAAATAACCTGTTTCCGGTACCCCCTCTCTTTCAAACCATTCAACGTGTTTCAGAAACCCCCTGGAAAGAAATGTACCAGGTGTTTAACATGGGACATCGTATGGAAATCATTGGCCCGAAATCGCTACTGCCTATTGTCTGTGACATCGCACAGCAGTTTGACCTGAAAGCACAGCAAATCGGCTATTGTGAAACAGCCGCGCCAGGATACAATGAACTGAGGATCCAATCAGAATACGGCACTTTTCATTACCGGGAACATGCGTGA